Proteins encoded together in one Mycobacterium noviomagense window:
- a CDS encoding L,D-transpeptidase: MARSSWLRRRRVVLCGAVAGLVVLAGCAHDRKLSPAATESKPAAVKITPGPGAHDVDPIAKVSVVADTGTLTDVRMVNDSGKPVQGVMTPDNTYWKPVVPLGYGRTYTITVDSRGPSGVPGHNVATFSTLTPPNQTKVTFTNTSEQPLQDGGTYGIGQVIVAHFDEEIADRAAAERALSVTTSPPVQGSWYWVDGQNVHWRPEHYYAPGTTVTVDARIYGIPVGKGIFGQEDSHVSIKIGDSHISIADDTTKQISVFDNGKLVRTMPTSMGMGGTQEIAGRTMSFWTPPGIYTVLDKGNPVVMDSSTYGLPKNSRLGYRETINYAVRISVDGIYVHELDSTVWAQGNTDTSHGCLNINGENAQWFFGFSQPGDVFEVRNTGGPPLQLEQNGDWTMPWDQWRKGSALH, translated from the coding sequence ATGGCACGATCGTCATGGCTGCGTCGGCGGCGTGTGGTCCTTTGCGGCGCGGTGGCGGGACTGGTCGTTTTGGCGGGGTGTGCACACGACCGAAAGCTGTCGCCCGCGGCCACCGAGAGCAAGCCTGCGGCGGTGAAGATCACTCCAGGGCCGGGCGCACACGACGTCGACCCGATTGCCAAGGTGTCGGTGGTCGCCGACACCGGCACGCTGACCGATGTGCGGATGGTCAACGACAGCGGTAAGCCAGTGCAGGGCGTCATGACCCCCGACAACACCTATTGGAAGCCGGTGGTGCCGCTTGGGTATGGCCGCACCTACACCATCACCGTCGACAGCCGCGGGCCCAGCGGAGTGCCCGGCCACAACGTCGCCACCTTCTCTACCTTGACTCCCCCGAACCAAACCAAGGTCACGTTCACCAACACCTCTGAGCAACCCCTGCAAGACGGCGGCACTTACGGGATAGGACAGGTCATCGTCGCGCACTTCGACGAAGAGATCGCCGACCGGGCCGCTGCCGAACGCGCACTGTCGGTGACCACGTCCCCACCGGTGCAGGGCTCGTGGTACTGGGTCGACGGCCAGAATGTGCACTGGCGTCCCGAGCACTACTACGCACCCGGTACGACGGTCACCGTGGACGCACGCATCTACGGAATCCCGGTGGGCAAAGGGATATTCGGGCAAGAAGACAGCCACGTCTCGATCAAAATCGGCGACTCGCACATATCCATCGCCGATGACACCACCAAGCAGATCAGCGTTTTCGACAACGGAAAACTGGTGCGCACCATGCCCACGTCGATGGGAATGGGCGGCACCCAGGAGATCGCCGGGCGGACCATGTCGTTTTGGACGCCGCCGGGCATCTACACGGTGCTCGACAAGGGCAATCCGGTCGTGATGGATTCTTCGACGTACGGTCTGCCGAAGAACTCACGGCTGGGCTACCGCGAAACTATCAACTACGCCGTGCGGATCAGTGTCGACGGCATCTATGTCCATGAGCTGGACAGCACCGTGTGGGCTCAGGGCAACACCGACACCTCGCACGGCTGCCTGAATATCAACGGAGAGAATGCGCAGTGGTTCTTCGGCTTCTCGCAGCCGGGCGATGTCTTCGAGGTGCGCAACACCGGTGGCCCGCCACTGCAGCTGGAGCAGAACGGCGATTGGACCATGCCATGGGATCAGTGGCGCAAAGGCAGCGCGCTGCACTGA
- a CDS encoding hemerythrin domain-containing protein, which translates to MASVKSATDVTQFLVSQHERIKSLFEETLNASGKEREKSFIELRRLLAVHEAAEEEIVHPRAKRKIADGDKVVAARLEEENEAKKVLTELEKLDVDSEEFTDKLTKLRDAVVDHAEHEEHEEFSKLEEELDQDELKRMGRAAELAEAIAPTRPHAGVESQISNLMAGPFAAMIDRARDAILGKG; encoded by the coding sequence ATGGCGAGTGTTAAATCAGCGACCGATGTGACGCAGTTCCTCGTGAGCCAGCATGAGCGGATCAAGTCTTTGTTCGAAGAGACGTTGAACGCCAGCGGCAAGGAGCGCGAGAAGTCATTCATCGAACTGCGGCGGTTGCTCGCGGTGCACGAAGCCGCGGAGGAGGAGATCGTCCACCCGCGGGCCAAGCGGAAGATCGCCGACGGCGACAAGGTAGTGGCTGCACGGCTGGAGGAGGAAAACGAAGCCAAGAAGGTACTCACCGAGTTGGAGAAGCTCGACGTCGATTCCGAGGAGTTCACCGACAAACTGACCAAGCTCCGCGATGCCGTCGTCGACCACGCAGAGCACGAGGAACACGAGGAGTTCTCCAAGCTCGAGGAGGAGCTGGACCAAGACGAGCTCAAGCGGATGGGCCGCGCCGCCGAACTCGCCGAAGCGATCGCGCCGACCCGTCCGCACGCCGGGGTGGAGTCACAGATTTCCAATCTGATGGCCGGTCCCTTCGCGGCGATGATTGACCGCGCCCGGGATGCCATCCTCGGGAAGGGCTGA
- a CDS encoding TIGR03557 family F420-dependent LLM class oxidoreductase yields MTTLGYLLTCEEFDPKELVRQAVRAQAAGFERLWISDHFHPWNDKQGQSPFVWSVIGAVSQACSLPVTTAVTCPIMRIHPAVIAQAAATCAVQLDGRFALGVGTGEALNEHITGEHWPTSAIRRDMLEEAVTVIRKLFSGKQISHHGPYYTVENARIYTLPDEPPPIYMSGFGPKAAQLAGRIADGFQCTMPSAELLNVFRDSGGAGKPTQAGFKVCHSMTKAEGLRSAHALWANEQLPGQLSQILPTPADFEQASSLVPESAVAQTVPCGPDAKPYIDRIRQFADAGFDEVYVQQIGPEQDRFFDFWESEIAPELAAA; encoded by the coding sequence ATGACGACATTGGGATACCTGCTCACGTGCGAGGAATTCGATCCCAAAGAGTTGGTGCGCCAAGCCGTTCGAGCCCAGGCCGCTGGGTTCGAACGGCTTTGGATTTCCGACCACTTCCATCCATGGAACGACAAGCAGGGCCAGAGTCCATTCGTGTGGTCGGTGATCGGCGCCGTTTCGCAGGCCTGCTCGCTGCCGGTCACCACGGCCGTCACGTGCCCGATCATGCGGATTCACCCCGCGGTGATCGCGCAGGCCGCAGCGACCTGTGCCGTCCAACTCGACGGGCGATTCGCGCTGGGCGTGGGAACCGGCGAAGCGCTGAACGAACACATCACCGGCGAGCACTGGCCCACCTCGGCCATCCGGCGGGACATGCTTGAGGAGGCGGTGACGGTGATCCGCAAGCTGTTCTCCGGCAAGCAGATCAGCCACCACGGGCCTTATTACACCGTCGAGAATGCCCGCATCTACACGCTGCCGGATGAGCCGCCGCCCATCTACATGTCGGGCTTCGGCCCGAAGGCTGCCCAACTGGCGGGCCGCATCGCTGACGGCTTCCAATGCACCATGCCGTCAGCGGAGCTGCTCAATGTATTCCGAGATTCCGGAGGCGCCGGAAAACCCACTCAAGCGGGTTTCAAGGTCTGCCACTCGATGACGAAAGCGGAAGGCCTACGCAGCGCACATGCCCTGTGGGCCAATGAGCAGTTGCCGGGGCAGCTCAGCCAAATCCTGCCTACCCCAGCGGACTTCGAGCAGGCATCCAGCCTGGTTCCGGAGTCTGCGGTAGCGCAAACGGTGCCGTGCGGGCCCGACGCCAAGCCCTACATCGACCGCATCCGCCAATTCGCCGATGCTGGGTTCGACGAGGTCTACGTCCAGCAAATCGGGCCGGAGCAGGACCGCTTCTTCGACTTCTGGGAGTCGGAAATCGCGCCCGAGCTCGCCGCGGCGTGA
- a CDS encoding UdgX family uracil-DNA binding protein (This protein belongs to the uracil DNA glycosylase superfamily, members of which act in excision repair of DNA. However, it belongs more specifically to UdgX branch, whose founding member was found to bind uracil in DNA (where it does not belong), without cleaving it, appears to promote DNA repair by a pathway involving RecA, rather than base excision.), with amino-acid sequence MATAQKTSAASYLPEDRDLESLEAAAGVCRGCSLYENASQTVFGHGDSRAPIMLVGEQPGDREDIEGLPFVGPAGRLLARALDQAGIDPELTYQTNAVKHFKFTRKNGKRRIHQKPSRTEVVACRPWLIAEIEAVRPQVLVCLGATAAQSLLGTAFRISAHRGEVMHLPAEADIHVTPEPQVLATVHPSAVLRDRSERRDEAYGLFVDDLRSARSAMAKRKRA; translated from the coding sequence ATGGCGACAGCACAGAAGACCAGCGCGGCGAGCTACTTGCCGGAGGACCGCGACCTCGAATCACTCGAGGCCGCGGCGGGCGTGTGCCGGGGCTGCTCGCTGTACGAAAACGCCTCGCAAACGGTTTTCGGTCACGGCGACTCGCGCGCGCCCATCATGCTGGTGGGTGAGCAGCCCGGTGACCGCGAGGACATCGAGGGTCTGCCGTTCGTGGGTCCGGCCGGCCGGCTGCTCGCCCGCGCGCTCGACCAGGCGGGCATCGATCCGGAACTGACGTACCAGACCAACGCCGTCAAGCACTTCAAGTTCACCCGCAAGAACGGCAAGCGCCGCATACACCAGAAACCCAGCCGCACCGAAGTGGTTGCGTGCCGACCCTGGCTGATCGCCGAAATCGAGGCGGTGCGACCGCAAGTGCTCGTGTGCCTGGGCGCCACAGCGGCGCAATCTCTTTTGGGCACCGCGTTTCGGATCTCCGCGCACCGGGGCGAGGTGATGCATCTGCCCGCAGAGGCGGACATCCACGTCACGCCGGAACCCCAGGTGCTGGCGACCGTTCACCCGTCGGCTGTGCTGCGCGACCGCAGCGAGCGTCGCGACGAGGCCTACGGGTTATTCGTCGACGACCTTCGCAGCGCGCGCAGCGCTATGGCCAAGCGCAAACGCGCCTAG
- a CDS encoding thiamine pyrophosphate-requiring protein, translated as MPNTADFILERLRQWGIHRIFGYPGDGILSMLGALDRAGGDPELIQPRHEEMAAFMATGHAKFTGEIGCCLATSGGGTIHLLNGLYDAKLDHYPVVAIVGQQKRMSLGAAFQQEIDPNTLYKDVSSDFVQTCMAPVQARHLVDRACKVALNNRTVATIILPEDVAMAEAEPSPPRMHGAVFSSVGWTRPTMIPPDSEVKKAADILNAGKKVAILVGQGAAEASDEVVQVAELLGAGVAKSSLGRAVLPDDLPYVTGPIGLLGSTASQAMMSGADTLFFIGTSFPYAEWLPKEGQCRGVEINRDGRMIGTRYPMEANLVGDSKETLHQLIPLLKRKDDRSWRSKIEKEVAEWWRVLDKRAHDKADPLNPELVVHELSKRLPDNAILTTDAGSVANWWARHLKMRPGMAASLAGNLATMGPGTPYAISAKLAQPGRPVIALVGDGVFQMNGLAEMITVKRYRDRLSDGPLIFCVFNNQDLNQVTWEQRAMGGEPKFEGSQYIPDVPYAEFANLLGLTGIRCDSPKTIAEAWEQALSANRPVVLEVVVDADIPPVPPHIKKEIAKKTAKAVMKDPDRVSIATKGAKQKMHEFTESLKPSSRKSDE; from the coding sequence ATGCCCAATACCGCAGACTTCATCCTGGAACGCTTGCGGCAGTGGGGGATTCATCGAATCTTCGGCTATCCCGGCGACGGCATCCTGTCGATGCTCGGGGCGCTCGACCGGGCCGGGGGCGATCCCGAACTGATTCAGCCGCGGCATGAGGAGATGGCGGCGTTCATGGCCACCGGCCATGCTAAATTCACCGGGGAGATCGGCTGCTGCCTGGCGACCTCGGGCGGGGGCACCATCCACTTGCTCAACGGTCTCTATGACGCCAAGCTCGACCACTACCCGGTGGTGGCCATTGTGGGTCAGCAGAAAAGGATGTCGCTGGGCGCGGCCTTCCAGCAGGAGATCGACCCCAACACGCTGTACAAGGATGTGTCTTCGGACTTCGTCCAGACCTGTATGGCGCCGGTGCAAGCCCGCCACCTCGTCGACCGGGCGTGCAAGGTGGCGCTGAACAACCGCACGGTGGCGACGATCATCTTGCCGGAGGACGTGGCGATGGCCGAGGCCGAGCCGTCGCCCCCGCGGATGCACGGCGCGGTGTTTTCCAGCGTGGGCTGGACGAGGCCGACGATGATTCCGCCGGATTCGGAGGTGAAAAAGGCAGCCGACATCCTCAACGCCGGCAAGAAGGTGGCGATCCTGGTCGGGCAGGGTGCGGCCGAGGCGTCCGACGAGGTGGTCCAGGTGGCCGAGCTGCTCGGCGCGGGCGTAGCGAAGTCCTCACTGGGTCGCGCTGTCCTGCCCGACGACCTGCCCTACGTCACCGGCCCGATCGGGTTGCTGGGGTCCACCGCCAGCCAGGCCATGATGTCCGGCGCTGACACCCTGTTTTTCATCGGCACCAGCTTCCCGTACGCGGAGTGGCTGCCGAAGGAAGGCCAATGTCGCGGCGTGGAGATCAATCGCGACGGCCGGATGATCGGCACCCGCTATCCGATGGAGGCCAACCTGGTCGGCGACTCGAAAGAGACTCTGCACCAACTCATTCCGCTGCTGAAGCGCAAGGATGACAGGTCGTGGCGGTCGAAGATCGAGAAAGAGGTCGCCGAATGGTGGCGGGTGCTCGACAAGCGGGCACATGACAAGGCCGATCCGCTCAACCCCGAGCTGGTAGTGCACGAGCTCTCCAAGCGGTTGCCCGACAACGCGATCTTGACCACCGACGCCGGGTCGGTGGCCAACTGGTGGGCCCGGCATTTGAAGATGCGCCCAGGCATGGCAGCGTCTTTGGCGGGGAATTTGGCCACCATGGGTCCGGGCACACCATATGCCATCAGCGCCAAACTGGCCCAGCCCGGCCGCCCGGTGATCGCGCTCGTCGGCGACGGTGTGTTCCAGATGAACGGGCTGGCGGAGATGATCACCGTCAAGCGGTACAGGGATCGGCTCTCCGACGGTCCGCTGATCTTCTGCGTGTTCAACAACCAAGACCTCAACCAGGTGACCTGGGAACAGCGGGCAATGGGCGGTGAACCCAAGTTCGAAGGCTCGCAATACATTCCGGATGTTCCTTACGCCGAATTCGCCAACCTCCTCGGCTTGACCGGTATCCGCTGCGACAGCCCGAAGACGATCGCTGAGGCCTGGGAGCAGGCGCTGTCGGCCAACCGCCCGGTGGTTTTGGAGGTGGTTGTCGACGCGGATATCCCGCCGGTGCCGCCGCACATCAAGAAGGAAATCGCGAAGAAGACCGCCAAGGCGGTCATGAAAGACCCCGATCGGGTCAGCATCGCCACCAAGGGCGCCAAGCAGAAGATGCACGAGTTCACCGAGTCGCTCAAGCCATCCTCCCGGAAGTCCGACGAATGA
- a CDS encoding FAD-binding and (Fe-S)-binding domain-containing protein translates to MSLRVNGRTQTIPARPDTRFTAGMATIDKVNVAGLEGQLRRNVSGEVRFDTATKAMYANDASNFRQVPIGVVVPKTLDDIVETVRACHAYHAPVLCRGGGTSLSGETVNVAVVIDFSKYLTEIVDIDADRRLATVQTGVINEQLNRATGEYGLVFGPDPSSHSRCTLGGNIGNNSCGVHSIQSHLYGPGPRTSDNTHALEVITYDGARFWVGNNEEERLDAIIAEGGRKGEIYAALRDLRDEYADDIRGGFPSVDELPRRVSGYNLDELLPEKGFNVARALVGTESTCAVALTATVMLTPAMAHRTLVVIQYDTLGEAGDAVPDIMAWKPIGLEAVDHMLVHDQELTGSNAAGRAALPRPKSTGAWLFVQFGSDEPGESYGRAGDFVGWLRKKKKYDDDRIVLARSKQDGGNSDELWSIREAGLGSTAFPKDSGDHWPGWEDSAVPPHRVGDYVRDLQRLYADHGLRGAMYGHLGEGCIHSRINFDLRHHDGLVTYRRFMEAAGDLVASYGGSMSGEHGDGQQRAELLGKQYGPRLLEAMRRFKLIWDPEWKMNPGKVIDAYRFDENLKLGPNYNPPRPKVKFAYEEDDGDFAHAALRCVGVGKCRVPQAEMTMCPSYQVTREEKHSTRGRARLLFEMLRGEVITDGWQSNEVADALDLCLACKGCTSDCPVNVDIPTYKAEFLYHHFRSLRRWRPRYAYAFGFIDQAARLASAMPELANFATQTPVVSRIAKALGGIDRRRPLPTFAPMTLQQWFANRPVVNAGGPRVVLLPDTFNNRLHTDVGVACVEALEAAGWQVVMPQGHICCGRPLYDYGFLDVAERYLHHVMSRLRSEIRAGTPIVGMEPSCLAVFKDELGKLLPHDDDADRLARNSYHFAEFLDKFDVELPSASGARALLWGHCHQRATGGVDADQQILERMGVDVEPISGGCCGLAGSWGFEEGKYQLSLDCGEQALLPAIRKNPDAVVVANGFSCQTQITDAGAASPLHLAQVMAMARESADIRSAGPPSRPEPETRVRATRVAVPIAAIGAAAAGASWALWSARR, encoded by the coding sequence ATGAGCCTGCGCGTCAACGGCCGAACACAAACCATCCCGGCGCGCCCGGACACCCGGTTCACCGCCGGGATGGCGACGATCGACAAGGTCAACGTCGCCGGCCTGGAAGGCCAGCTGCGTCGAAATGTCAGCGGCGAGGTGCGGTTCGACACGGCCACCAAGGCGATGTACGCCAACGATGCCTCGAATTTCCGTCAGGTGCCCATCGGGGTCGTCGTCCCGAAGACGCTCGACGACATCGTCGAAACTGTGCGGGCCTGCCACGCCTATCACGCACCGGTGTTGTGCCGTGGCGGGGGAACCAGCCTGTCCGGCGAAACGGTGAACGTCGCTGTGGTTATCGACTTCTCGAAGTACCTCACCGAGATCGTCGACATCGACGCCGACCGCCGCCTGGCCACTGTGCAGACCGGTGTGATCAACGAGCAACTCAACAGGGCCACCGGCGAATACGGGTTGGTGTTCGGTCCCGACCCGTCGTCGCACTCGCGGTGCACACTGGGCGGAAACATCGGCAACAACTCGTGTGGGGTGCATTCGATCCAGTCGCACCTGTACGGACCGGGACCGCGTACGTCGGACAATACCCACGCCCTGGAAGTCATTACCTACGACGGCGCCCGGTTCTGGGTCGGTAACAACGAAGAGGAGCGGCTGGACGCGATCATCGCCGAGGGCGGCCGCAAAGGAGAAATCTATGCGGCGCTTCGGGATCTGCGCGACGAGTATGCCGACGACATCCGCGGTGGGTTCCCCAGCGTCGATGAACTGCCGCGGCGGGTGTCGGGGTACAATCTCGATGAGCTGCTTCCCGAGAAGGGTTTCAACGTCGCACGCGCGCTGGTCGGGACGGAAAGCACCTGCGCGGTGGCGCTAACCGCCACCGTGATGCTGACACCGGCGATGGCCCACCGCACCCTGGTCGTCATCCAGTACGACACGTTGGGCGAGGCGGGCGACGCGGTGCCGGACATCATGGCGTGGAAGCCGATCGGTCTGGAAGCGGTCGACCACATGCTGGTGCACGACCAGGAGTTGACCGGCAGCAACGCCGCCGGACGAGCAGCGTTGCCGCGGCCCAAATCCACCGGCGCCTGGTTGTTCGTGCAATTCGGATCCGATGAGCCTGGCGAATCATACGGGCGTGCAGGGGATTTCGTCGGCTGGCTGCGGAAGAAGAAGAAATACGACGACGACCGCATCGTGTTGGCCCGCAGTAAACAAGACGGTGGGAACAGCGACGAGCTGTGGTCGATCCGCGAAGCGGGGTTGGGGTCGACCGCGTTCCCGAAAGACAGCGGTGACCACTGGCCGGGGTGGGAGGACTCCGCGGTGCCGCCGCACCGGGTTGGCGACTATGTGCGCGATCTGCAGAGGTTGTACGCCGACCACGGTCTACGGGGCGCCATGTACGGGCACCTGGGGGAGGGCTGCATCCACTCCCGGATCAACTTCGACTTGCGCCACCACGACGGGCTGGTGACGTATCGGCGGTTCATGGAAGCCGCCGGCGACCTGGTGGCGTCCTACGGCGGGTCGATGTCGGGCGAGCACGGTGACGGGCAGCAGCGCGCCGAGCTGCTCGGCAAGCAGTACGGCCCGCGGCTGCTGGAAGCGATGCGGCGGTTCAAGCTGATTTGGGATCCCGAGTGGAAGATGAACCCGGGCAAGGTCATCGACGCCTACCGGTTCGACGAGAACCTCAAGCTCGGCCCGAACTACAACCCGCCGCGCCCCAAGGTGAAGTTTGCTTACGAGGAGGACGACGGCGATTTTGCTCATGCGGCGCTGCGGTGCGTCGGTGTGGGCAAATGCCGGGTGCCGCAGGCTGAGATGACCATGTGCCCGAGTTATCAGGTGACTCGGGAGGAGAAGCACTCGACGCGCGGACGCGCGCGGCTGCTGTTCGAGATGCTGCGCGGCGAGGTGATCACCGACGGCTGGCAGTCGAATGAAGTGGCCGACGCGCTGGATCTGTGTCTGGCATGCAAAGGCTGCACCAGCGATTGCCCGGTCAACGTCGACATCCCCACCTACAAGGCGGAATTCCTGTACCACCACTTCCGGTCACTGCGGCGGTGGCGTCCGCGTTACGCCTACGCGTTCGGGTTTATCGACCAGGCCGCGCGGCTTGCCAGCGCGATGCCCGAGCTGGCGAACTTCGCGACGCAGACGCCCGTGGTTTCCCGGATAGCGAAGGCGCTGGGCGGGATTGACCGACGCCGGCCGCTTCCGACGTTTGCCCCGATGACGCTGCAGCAATGGTTCGCCAACCGTCCGGTGGTCAATGCCGGTGGGCCGCGGGTGGTGCTTTTGCCCGACACGTTCAACAACCGGTTGCACACCGACGTCGGCGTCGCCTGCGTGGAGGCACTGGAGGCTGCCGGCTGGCAGGTCGTCATGCCGCAAGGGCATATCTGTTGCGGACGACCGCTCTACGACTACGGGTTCCTCGATGTCGCTGAGCGCTACCTGCACCATGTGATGTCGCGGCTGCGCAGCGAAATCCGGGCCGGCACCCCGATTGTCGGGATGGAGCCCAGCTGTCTGGCCGTGTTCAAAGACGAGCTGGGCAAACTCCTGCCGCACGACGACGACGCGGATCGGCTGGCGCGCAACAGCTATCACTTCGCGGAGTTTCTGGACAAATTCGACGTCGAGCTTCCGTCGGCATCGGGTGCACGCGCTCTGCTGTGGGGTCACTGCCACCAACGTGCCACCGGTGGGGTCGATGCCGATCAGCAGATTTTGGAGCGGATGGGCGTTGACGTCGAACCGATCTCCGGTGGCTGCTGCGGGCTGGCCGGATCGTGGGGGTTCGAGGAGGGCAAGTACCAGCTGTCGTTAGACTGCGGTGAGCAGGCGCTGTTGCCGGCGATCCGGAAGAACCCCGACGCCGTGGTCGTGGCCAACGGATTCTCGTGCCAGACCCAGATCACCGACGCGGGTGCGGCGTCGCCACTGCATCTGGCTCAGGTAATGGCCATGGCACGCGAATCCGCGGACATCCGTTCTGCCGGGCCGCCGAGCCGACCGGAACCCGAGACGCGCGTCCGCGCCACCCGAGTGGCGGTGCCAATCGCCGCAATTGGTGCTGCGGCGGCCGGTGCGTCATGGGCGCTGTGGTCAGCCCGGCGGTGA
- a CDS encoding HNH endonuclease signature motif containing protein, with product MFEPMVLSATAESVALMDEVCAAARSEAQATGRRLNAVADLIALRDRQYGEQPEWAADLWDEIARELAAALRVGPKTASGYMTDALILRERLPKVGECLASGDINYPMFNTIANRTALITDEKALAAVDAQIAARAPRWPSLSRSSLAMRVDAIVARHDPDAVRRTRKEVKDRYLDVSELQSGIAEVYGNVFASTGRALDRRLDELAATVCAADPRTRAQRRADALDALVAGADRLACTCGDPDCSQSRGARRPHTTVIHVVAQHDTVAGTGATPGYMAGADGLIPAEVVAELAKSARLCPVVHPLDAPPEPGYVASAKLAEFVRCRDLTCRAPGCSQPAVYCDIDHTIPYADGGATHPSNLKALCRKHHLLKTFWGWRDKQLADGTLIWTLPDGRTYVTSPGSAILFPALSVPTGELPEPAPPVNDRCGERTAMMPTRRRTRAQQRSQRITTERNQNRADRLARAAPFGDPNEPPPF from the coding sequence ATGTTCGAACCCATGGTGTTGTCGGCGACGGCGGAGTCGGTGGCGTTGATGGATGAGGTGTGTGCGGCGGCGCGCAGTGAGGCCCAGGCCACTGGCCGCCGGTTGAATGCGGTGGCGGACCTGATTGCGTTGCGGGATCGCCAGTATGGCGAGCAGCCCGAGTGGGCGGCGGATTTGTGGGATGAGATTGCCCGTGAGTTGGCCGCGGCGCTGCGGGTGGGGCCTAAGACGGCCTCGGGCTATATGACCGATGCGCTGATCCTGCGCGAACGCTTGCCCAAGGTGGGCGAGTGTTTGGCGTCCGGTGACATCAACTACCCGATGTTTAACACCATCGCCAATCGCACCGCGCTGATCACCGACGAAAAGGCGCTGGCCGCGGTCGACGCGCAGATTGCGGCGCGGGCACCGCGCTGGCCGTCGTTGAGCCGCTCCAGCCTGGCGATGCGGGTGGACGCCATTGTGGCCCGCCACGATCCGGACGCGGTGCGGCGCACCAGAAAAGAAGTCAAGGACCGCTATCTGGATGTGTCGGAATTGCAGTCCGGGATCGCCGAGGTGTACGGCAATGTGTTCGCCAGCACCGGGCGGGCGCTGGATCGGCGTTTGGATGAGCTGGCGGCCACGGTGTGTGCGGCTGATCCGCGCACCCGCGCGCAGCGGCGCGCCGATGCGCTCGATGCGCTGGTGGCCGGTGCGGATCGGCTGGCCTGCACCTGCGGGGATCCCGACTGCAGCCAAAGCCGGGGTGCTCGCCGGCCGCACACCACGGTGATTCACGTGGTGGCCCAGCACGACACCGTCGCCGGTACCGGGGCCACGCCGGGGTATATGGCCGGTGCGGACGGGTTGATTCCGGCCGAGGTGGTTGCCGAGTTGGCCAAATCGGCGCGGTTGTGCCCGGTAGTCCATCCGCTGGATGCCCCACCGGAACCGGGGTATGTGGCCTCGGCCAAGCTGGCAGAGTTTGTGCGCTGCCGCGATCTGACCTGTCGTGCTCCGGGTTGTAGTCAACCGGCGGTGTATTGCGACATCGACCACACCATCCCCTATGCCGATGGTGGCGCCACGCATCCCTCGAATTTGAAGGCGCTATGCCGAAAGCATCACTTGCTCAAGACTTTTTGGGGCTGGCGTGACAAACAGTTGGCTGACGGCACGCTGATCTGGACGCTTCCGGATGGGCGCACCTATGTCACCAGCCCGGGCAGCGCGATCCTGTTTCCCGCGCTGAGCGTGCCCACCGGCGAGCTGCCCGAACCGGCGCCACCGGTCAACGACCGCTGCGGTGAGCGCACGGCGATGATGCCCACCAGACGGCGCACCCGCGCCCAGCAACGATCACAACGAATCACCACCGAACGCAACCAAAACCGCGCCGACCGCCTCGCCCGAGCGGCACCATTCGGTGACCCAAACGAGCCACCGCCCTTCTAA